The following coding sequences lie in one Streptomyces albofaciens JCM 4342 genomic window:
- a CDS encoding glycoside hydrolase, which produces MDFKIASRGGRSRIRTGSGTRTGTGTRARTRTGTRVLAASLALTATASVGASGCSGQAVAGSVAGRHVDIPVRGGTVTVDTGTLALHARTADGKSLTLSAPSGTALGTPGPVRRTGEGVRWSYPDKGLTVTARADHGRLRVSMKADRDGSLTWPVTGTDRAASAVQLPRGEGLDIPVRDTFWNSEKAGLTGDPIDVGGLELPLWGHTLGKDHGVSYLTPTDLGTSLKFRSDGGRLNTAATHDFDAGDGTRDYTVTFALTDGNPVAPGADYRSWLAEHGQLGSLREKIEKNPANGRLLGAFHAYVWGDARKAAGVEELRKLGVDRMWLGYDAGPDPMDAAAVRAAEKAGYLVGPYDTFANGQDPKTADSPTSKWPGTVYPDFCVRDAKGKPRTGFGNRGCYLSSQAFEQAEPSRRYLADRTRAMTANGADSYFLDVDATGELFRDHDAAHPMTKAGDRANRLARMRRLAHDKKLVLGSESAQSWANGVLAFNHGAATPVADGLWKLERDRKTWGGYYPANAPTAFFKPVRLPADLAKAMYDPAYRVPLYETALHSSLVNAERWELSYEKLPEQKRDRALLAMLYNIPLNYVLDGASLKKSGPELAALQKYFAPLHKAAGTEKLTSFRRLTADNLVQRTEFGNGKLTVTANFGRTPYAGLPAGCVDAKLSGDRQPRRLCPAKAGG; this is translated from the coding sequence ATGGACTTCAAGATCGCCTCCAGAGGCGGCCGCTCCCGTATCCGCACCGGCAGCGGTACGCGCACCGGCACCGGTACACGCGCCCGCACCCGCACCGGTACGCGCGTGCTCGCCGCCTCCCTCGCCCTGACCGCCACGGCCTCCGTCGGCGCCTCCGGGTGCAGCGGCCAGGCGGTGGCCGGGTCCGTCGCCGGGCGGCATGTCGACATTCCCGTCCGGGGCGGCACGGTCACCGTGGACACCGGCACGCTGGCGCTGCACGCCCGTACCGCGGACGGCAAGAGCCTGACCCTGTCGGCGCCGTCCGGCACCGCGCTCGGCACGCCGGGCCCGGTCCGGCGCACCGGCGAAGGCGTCCGCTGGAGCTACCCGGACAAGGGGCTGACGGTGACCGCCCGCGCGGACCACGGGCGGCTGCGGGTCAGCATGAAGGCGGACCGGGACGGGTCGCTCACCTGGCCGGTGACCGGTACGGACCGGGCCGCCTCCGCCGTACAACTGCCGCGCGGCGAGGGGCTGGACATCCCCGTGCGCGACACGTTCTGGAACTCGGAGAAGGCCGGGCTGACGGGTGACCCGATCGACGTCGGCGGGCTCGAACTGCCGCTGTGGGGCCACACGCTGGGCAAGGACCACGGAGTCAGCTACCTCACCCCCACCGACCTCGGCACCTCGCTGAAGTTCCGTTCCGACGGCGGGCGGCTGAACACCGCCGCCACCCACGACTTCGACGCCGGCGACGGCACCCGCGACTACACCGTCACCTTCGCCCTCACCGACGGCAACCCCGTAGCGCCCGGTGCCGACTACCGTTCCTGGCTCGCCGAACACGGGCAGCTCGGCAGCCTCCGCGAGAAGATCGAGAAGAATCCGGCCAACGGCAGGCTGCTCGGCGCGTTCCACGCCTATGTGTGGGGCGACGCGCGCAAGGCCGCGGGCGTCGAGGAACTGCGCAAGCTGGGCGTGGACCGGATGTGGCTCGGCTACGACGCCGGGCCGGACCCGATGGACGCCGCCGCCGTCCGGGCCGCCGAGAAGGCGGGCTATCTGGTGGGCCCGTACGACACGTTCGCCAACGGCCAGGACCCGAAGACCGCCGACTCCCCCACCTCCAAGTGGCCCGGCACGGTCTACCCGGACTTCTGCGTGCGCGACGCCAAGGGCAAGCCGCGGACCGGTTTCGGCAACCGCGGCTGTTACCTCAGTTCACAGGCGTTCGAGCAGGCCGAGCCGAGCCGCCGCTACCTCGCGGACCGCACCCGCGCGATGACCGCCAACGGCGCCGACAGCTACTTCCTCGACGTGGACGCGACCGGCGAACTGTTCCGCGACCACGACGCCGCCCACCCGATGACCAAGGCCGGGGACCGTGCGAACCGGCTCGCCCGGATGCGGCGGCTCGCCCACGACAAGAAGCTCGTCCTGGGTTCGGAGAGCGCCCAGTCCTGGGCGAACGGGGTACTGGCCTTCAACCACGGCGCGGCCACGCCGGTCGCCGACGGCCTGTGGAAGCTGGAACGCGACCGGAAGACCTGGGGCGGCTACTACCCGGCGAACGCCCCCACCGCGTTCTTCAAGCCGGTACGGCTGCCGGCCGACCTGGCGAAGGCGATGTACGACCCGGCGTACCGAGTGCCGCTGTACGAGACCGCGCTGCACAGCTCGCTCGTCAACGCGGAACGCTGGGAGCTGTCGTACGAGAAGCTGCCCGAGCAGAAGAGGGACCGCGCGCTGCTCGCGATGCTCTACAACATTCCGCTGAACTACGTGCTCGACGGCGCGTCCCTGAAGAAGTCCGGTCCCGAACTGGCCGCCCTTCAGAAGTACTTCGCCCCGCTGCACAAGGCCGCGGGCACCGAGAAGCTGACCTCGTTCCGGCGTCTGACCGCCGACAACCTGGTGCAGCGCACGGAGTTCGGCAACGGCAAGCTCACCGTCACCGCCAACTTCGGCAGGACGCCCTACGCCGGCCTTCCCGCCGGCTGCGTGGACGCGAAGCTGAGCGGCGACCGGCAGCCGAGGCGCCTGTGCCCGGCGAAGGCCGGGGGCTGA
- a CDS encoding sulfite exporter TauE/SafE family protein — MPADISLTTTLLLCVAALAAGWIDAVVGGGGLLLLPALLVGLPHTPAAYVLGTNKSTAVVGTAAAAYTYVRKAPVDLRTAVRIGLAALGGSLGGAFFAAGINSEVLRPLIMTVLVGVLAFVLFRPAFGTAPPPSGPVTRRRVLAAVLVAGLGIGFYDGLIGPGTGAFLVVALAAILHMDLVTSSATAKIVNVCTNVGALAMFAYQGTVLWQLGALLAAFNFVGGTVGARMALKRGAGFVRGVLVVVVVSLLCKLAFDQWVA; from the coding sequence GTGCCCGCAGACATATCGCTGACGACGACCCTCCTGCTGTGCGTGGCCGCCCTCGCGGCCGGCTGGATCGACGCCGTCGTGGGCGGCGGCGGTCTGCTGCTCCTGCCGGCGCTGCTCGTCGGCCTCCCGCACACGCCCGCCGCCTACGTCCTGGGGACCAACAAGTCCACGGCCGTCGTCGGCACCGCCGCCGCGGCGTACACGTACGTACGCAAGGCGCCCGTGGATCTGCGCACCGCCGTACGCATCGGGCTGGCCGCGCTCGGCGGCTCGCTGGGCGGGGCGTTCTTCGCGGCGGGCATCAACAGCGAGGTGCTGCGCCCGCTCATCATGACCGTGCTGGTGGGCGTGCTGGCGTTCGTGCTCTTCCGTCCGGCCTTCGGCACCGCGCCGCCGCCCTCCGGGCCGGTCACCCGGCGGCGCGTGCTGGCCGCGGTCCTCGTCGCGGGCCTGGGCATCGGCTTCTACGACGGGCTGATCGGCCCCGGCACCGGCGCCTTCCTCGTCGTGGCGCTGGCCGCGATCCTGCACATGGACCTGGTCACGTCCTCGGCCACCGCGAAGATCGTCAATGTGTGCACCAACGTCGGCGCGCTGGCCATGTTCGCCTACCAGGGCACGGTCCTGTGGCAACTGGGCGCGCTGCTCGCGGCGTTCAACTTCGTCGGCGGCACGGTCGGTGCGCGCATGGCCCTCAAGCGGGGCGCCGGGTTCGTGCGCGGGGTGCTGGTCGTGGTCGTCGTGTCGCTGCTGTGCAAGCTGGCCTTCGACCAGTGGGTGGCCTGA
- a CDS encoding alpha/beta hydrolase-fold protein, whose protein sequence is MKTSVGTSTGAAGGTLPGAAAGTATGTAGGTVPGAPSGVPTGTGKAGDVPAGPPRTSRPAPAETVDSPRIVALAASVAGGRDAAVREFWAEAEAQGTPLVEPIPWDPEHRAVTFLWRGTEDTRRVLLLVNRLVDRSHLAGSLMRRIHGTDVWHLTYRLRSDHRGSYAIAPDTGSGGGRRRAGAAPAATPASASTSAPAPTSATTTTYAPVSAPGPASTFASEDSPADDFQARLLPLLAVAGPDPLNPRTVPGRRQGTGSSVFELPDAPPQPWRPWEPAVRPAGSGGRGVVERHRPTSAALAARRDVWTYVPPGPLPDGGADTLVLLDGDMWFGRLGVQTLFDRLIRDGALPPLVVLAPDAVDNATRAREFGGRQAYVNFLAAELLPWAAARLPVTFDPSRTVVAGESLGGLTALYAGLAAPRRFGKVLAQSPSLWWRPEGPGPVGGADAADGPSWLAREYADRTKHADGGPHRLRAHLRVGRYEGDMRERSRELRDTLRGLGHSVAYTEYNGGHDYACWAGGLAEGLVDLLGRADDGTRDGGV, encoded by the coding sequence ATGAAGACATCGGTGGGCACGTCGACGGGCGCGGCCGGGGGAACCCTGCCGGGCGCCGCGGCGGGCACGGCGACGGGGACGGCAGGGGGGACGGTGCCGGGTGCTCCCTCCGGCGTGCCGACGGGTACGGGGAAGGCGGGCGACGTGCCCGCCGGCCCGCCGCGCACGTCGCGCCCGGCACCGGCCGAAACCGTGGACAGCCCGCGGATCGTGGCGCTGGCCGCCTCCGTGGCGGGCGGACGGGACGCCGCCGTACGGGAGTTCTGGGCCGAGGCGGAGGCGCAGGGCACCCCGCTCGTCGAGCCGATCCCGTGGGACCCGGAGCACCGGGCCGTCACCTTCCTGTGGCGCGGCACGGAGGACACCCGCCGGGTCCTCCTCCTGGTCAACCGCCTCGTGGACCGCTCGCACCTCGCGGGCAGCCTGATGCGCCGCATCCACGGCACCGACGTCTGGCACCTCACCTACCGGCTGCGGTCCGATCACCGTGGGTCGTACGCGATCGCGCCCGACACGGGGAGCGGCGGCGGGCGGCGCCGTGCGGGGGCCGCGCCCGCGGCTACGCCCGCGTCCGCAAGCACCTCCGCGCCTGCACCCACATCGGCAACCACAACCACATACGCACCCGTGTCCGCACCCGGACCCGCATCCACGTTCGCATCCGAAGACAGCCCTGCGGACGACTTCCAGGCCCGGCTGCTGCCGCTGCTCGCCGTGGCCGGTCCCGACCCGCTCAACCCCCGCACGGTCCCCGGCCGCCGGCAGGGCACCGGCAGTTCGGTCTTCGAGCTGCCCGACGCGCCGCCACAGCCGTGGCGCCCGTGGGAGCCCGCGGTCCGGCCGGCCGGGAGCGGCGGCCGGGGCGTGGTGGAGCGGCACCGGCCGACCAGCGCCGCCCTCGCGGCCCGGCGCGACGTGTGGACGTACGTACCGCCGGGTCCGCTCCCGGACGGCGGCGCGGACACGCTGGTGCTGCTGGACGGCGACATGTGGTTCGGGCGGCTCGGTGTGCAGACGCTGTTCGACCGGCTGATCAGGGACGGTGCGCTGCCGCCCCTGGTCGTGCTGGCGCCGGACGCCGTGGACAACGCCACGCGCGCCCGCGAATTCGGCGGCCGGCAGGCGTATGTGAACTTCCTCGCCGCCGAACTGCTGCCCTGGGCGGCGGCGCGGCTGCCGGTGACGTTCGACCCGTCGCGCACGGTCGTCGCGGGCGAGAGCCTGGGCGGGCTCACCGCGCTGTACGCCGGGCTCGCGGCGCCGCGCCGGTTCGGCAAGGTGCTGGCCCAGTCGCCCTCGCTGTGGTGGCGGCCCGAGGGGCCGGGGCCCGTGGGCGGAGCCGATGCCGCGGACGGCCCCTCCTGGCTGGCGCGGGAGTACGCGGACCGGACGAAGCACGCCGACGGCGGCCCCCACCGGCTGCGGGCCCACCTGCGCGTCGGCCGCTACGAGGGGGACATGCGCGAACGGTCCCGCGAGTTGCGCGACACGCTGCGCGGCCTCGGGCATTCCGTCGCGTACACGGAGTACAACGGCGGTCATGACTACGCCTGCTGGGCAGGCGGACTGGCGGAGGGGCTGGTGGACCTGCTGGGGCGGGCGGACGACGGGACAAGGGACGGGGGTGTGTGA
- a CDS encoding cupin — translation MDDLSSLTRRQLDDARASAHGRSAHLFLQDGPLRQTVIALIEGAALDEHTTPPAASLQVLHGRVRLTGTGDDRDLIAGQVVPVPHERHGLKALQDSAVLLTAVTATKTMN, via the coding sequence ATGGACGACCTCAGTTCGCTCACCCGCCGCCAGCTCGACGACGCCAGGGCCTCGGCACACGGGCGCAGCGCCCATCTCTTCCTCCAGGACGGCCCGCTCCGGCAGACCGTGATCGCGCTCATCGAGGGCGCCGCGCTGGACGAGCACACCACACCCCCGGCGGCCAGCCTCCAGGTGCTGCACGGCCGGGTGCGGCTGACCGGGACCGGCGACGACCGGGACCTGATCGCCGGCCAGGTCGTACCGGTCCCGCACGAGCGGCACGGCCTGAAGGCGCTACAGGACTCCGCAGTCCTGCTGACCGCCGTCACCGCGACGAAGACCATGAACTGA
- a CDS encoding MarR family winged helix-turn-helix transcriptional regulator, with translation MQYSHSDAELAGQPIGYWAWAAHTAAVTHIRAGLARHGLSQPQWWVLNQLVGHAGGRGRAEVTDMLKGYLDVGAEGIGAAVDDLLGRGLAAADGDRLHITAEGADLHARCAALQKEMRATIHDGISDEEYVRTLKVLQRMIHNVGGKMWHH, from the coding sequence ATGCAGTACTCGCACAGCGACGCCGAACTCGCGGGCCAGCCCATCGGCTACTGGGCCTGGGCCGCCCACACAGCCGCCGTCACGCACATCCGCGCCGGGCTGGCCCGCCACGGTCTGAGCCAGCCCCAGTGGTGGGTGCTCAACCAGCTGGTGGGCCACGCCGGCGGCCGCGGCCGGGCGGAGGTGACCGACATGCTCAAGGGCTACCTGGACGTCGGCGCCGAGGGCATCGGCGCCGCCGTCGACGACCTCCTCGGCCGCGGCCTCGCCGCCGCCGACGGCGACCGGCTGCACATCACCGCCGAGGGCGCGGACCTGCACGCCCGGTGCGCCGCGCTCCAGAAGGAGATGCGCGCCACGATCCACGACGGCATCAGCGACGAGGAGTACGTCCGTACGCTCAAGGTGCTCCAGCGCATGATCCACAACGTGGGCGGGAAGATGTGGCACCACTGA
- a CDS encoding SanA/YdcF family protein, translating to MTQQPQRTQGKGWLRRIRGRARLPRTRRGQRRAFQVAVLACVVALLPATWLNATAGARVRTVEDVPAAPVAVVFGAGLWDGEPSPYLAHRLDAAARLYEDGKVRALLVTGDNSREDYDEPDAMRAYLVAHGVPADRIVGDHAGFDTWDSCTRARRIFGVDRAVLVSQAFHIRRALALCGAAGLDAYGVGVDDRHDVTWYYGGTREVFAAAKAAVEAAVRPDPRFLGPREDGVAAALG from the coding sequence ATGACACAGCAGCCACAGCGGACACAGGGGAAAGGGTGGCTACGGCGGATACGGGGCCGGGCGCGCCTTCCCCGGACGCGGCGCGGGCAGCGGCGGGCCTTCCAGGTCGCCGTGCTCGCCTGTGTGGTGGCGCTGCTGCCCGCGACCTGGCTGAACGCCACCGCGGGCGCCCGGGTCCGTACGGTCGAGGACGTCCCGGCGGCGCCGGTCGCCGTGGTCTTCGGCGCGGGCCTGTGGGACGGCGAACCCTCCCCGTACCTGGCGCACCGGCTGGACGCCGCCGCCCGCCTCTACGAGGACGGCAAGGTCCGCGCGCTCCTCGTCACCGGCGACAACAGCCGCGAGGACTACGACGAGCCGGACGCCATGCGCGCGTACCTGGTCGCGCACGGCGTGCCCGCGGACCGGATCGTCGGCGACCACGCGGGCTTCGACACCTGGGACAGCTGCACCCGCGCCCGCCGCATCTTCGGCGTGGACCGGGCCGTCCTGGTCAGCCAGGCCTTCCACATCCGGCGCGCGCTGGCGCTGTGCGGTGCGGCCGGGCTCGACGCGTACGGGGTCGGCGTCGACGACCGGCACGATGTCACCTGGTACTACGGCGGGACCCGCGAGGTGTTCGCGGCGGCGAAGGCGGCGGTCGAGGCGGCGGTACGCCCCGACCCGCGCTTCCTCGGGCCGCGGGAGGACGGGGTGGCGGCGGCGCTGGGGTAG
- a CDS encoding general stress protein, which produces MAESTNPGNFANDREKAARAGQQGGHESGGNFANDPQRASEAGQKGGHESGGNFANDPQRASEAGQKGGHESGGNFANDPQRASEAGQKGGHESGGNFANDPQRASEAGQKGGRSRQGE; this is translated from the coding sequence ATGGCTGAGTCCACCAACCCCGGCAACTTCGCCAACGACCGCGAGAAGGCCGCACGCGCCGGCCAGCAGGGCGGGCACGAGAGCGGTGGCAACTTCGCCAACGACCCGCAGCGTGCCTCCGAGGCCGGGCAGAAGGGCGGCCACGAGAGCGGCGGTAACTTCGCCAACGACCCGCAGCGTGCCTCCGAGGCCGGGCAGAAGGGCGGCCACGAGAGCGGCGGTAACTTCGCCAACGACCCGCAGCGTGCCTCCGAGGCCGGGCAGAAGGGCGGCCACGAAAGTGGTGGCAACTTCGCCAACGACCCGCAGCGCGCTTCCGAGGCCGGGCAGAAGGGCGGCCGAAGCCGCCAGGGCGAGTAG
- the cutA gene encoding divalent-cation tolerance protein CutA, with the protein MTTTDSAEKAEALARGAIEARVAACAQISAPVTSVYRWENAIETAQEWQVLFKTTEARYAALEAYLLEAHDYDTPEIIATPVTRGGAGYLAWVAAETS; encoded by the coding sequence ATGACGACGACCGACAGCGCCGAGAAGGCGGAGGCGCTGGCCCGCGGCGCGATCGAGGCACGGGTGGCGGCGTGTGCGCAGATCAGCGCGCCCGTCACGTCCGTGTACCGGTGGGAGAACGCGATCGAGACGGCACAGGAGTGGCAGGTGCTGTTCAAGACGACGGAGGCCCGGTACGCGGCGCTGGAGGCGTACCTCCTCGAAGCGCACGACTACGACACACCGGAGATCATCGCGACGCCGGTCACGCGGGGCGGTGCCGGGTACCTCGCCTGGGTCGCGGCGGAGACGAGCTGA
- a CDS encoding hemerythrin domain-containing protein yields MTSPTHTGDGPAAPTTDPAADRNPTPDTDVVALLMAQHGQIRNLFDEVEQSTGDARRDAFRRLVRMLAVHETAEEEVVHPYVKRAADGGDDIVADRLAEEKTAKEALSALDGMDVEDEAFLPRLLSLRTDVMEHARAEERYEFSQLRRLNDPGRLATMAKAVKAAEATAPTHPHPGVESGAANAVLGPMAAAVDRTRDAVRKALGKDG; encoded by the coding sequence ATGACCTCGCCCACCCACACCGGTGACGGCCCGGCCGCGCCGACGACCGATCCGGCCGCCGACCGCAACCCGACCCCGGACACGGACGTGGTCGCCCTCCTGATGGCGCAGCACGGCCAGATCCGCAACCTCTTCGACGAGGTCGAGCAGAGCACGGGGGACGCGCGCCGGGACGCGTTCCGCCGCCTGGTGCGGATGCTGGCGGTGCACGAGACGGCCGAGGAGGAGGTGGTCCACCCGTATGTCAAACGGGCGGCGGACGGCGGGGACGACATCGTCGCCGACCGGCTGGCCGAGGAGAAGACCGCCAAGGAGGCCCTGTCCGCGCTGGACGGCATGGACGTCGAGGACGAGGCGTTCCTGCCGCGGCTGCTGTCCCTGCGCACGGACGTGATGGAGCACGCCCGCGCGGAGGAGCGGTACGAGTTCTCGCAGCTGCGGCGGCTGAACGACCCCGGCCGGCTGGCCACCATGGCCAAGGCCGTCAAGGCGGCCGAGGCCACCGCGCCCACCCATCCGCACCCCGGCGTCGAGTCCGGCGCCGCGAACGCCGTGCTCGGCCCCATGGCGGCCGCCGTGGACCGCACCCGCGACGCCGTCCGCAAGGCCCTGGGCAAGGACGGATGA
- a CDS encoding nuclear transport factor 2 family protein: protein MTVDPTAATPGTTTDPAPAAEATRAVVRQFLAARMAGDTGRLTELFADEVDWLLAENPAVPWIRPRTTAAECAAQAEELAAHTVPEDARASVDAFLVDGTDAVVTGHVSGTVRATGKTFEGPFALRLTVENGRITRHHLYENSLSIAEACRP, encoded by the coding sequence ATGACCGTCGACCCCACCGCCGCCACCCCGGGCACGACCACGGACCCGGCGCCGGCCGCCGAGGCCACCCGGGCCGTCGTGCGGCAGTTCCTCGCCGCCCGGATGGCCGGGGACACCGGACGGCTCACGGAACTGTTCGCCGACGAGGTCGACTGGCTGCTCGCCGAGAACCCCGCCGTCCCGTGGATCCGCCCCCGCACCACGGCCGCCGAATGCGCCGCCCAGGCGGAGGAGCTGGCGGCCCACACCGTCCCCGAGGACGCCCGCGCCTCGGTCGACGCCTTCCTGGTCGACGGCACCGACGCCGTCGTGACGGGACACGTCTCGGGAACCGTGCGCGCGACGGGCAAAACCTTCGAGGGCCCCTTCGCCCTCCGCCTCACCGTCGAGAACGGCCGCATCACCCGCCACCACCTCTACGAGAACAGCCTGTCCATCGCGGAGGCGTGCAGGCCGTGA
- a CDS encoding gamma-glutamylcyclotransferase family protein encodes MTTEPERLPFFVYGTLRPGRANYARCLRGRTVSEESALVRGVSLYEGPGYPYAVTGPAEAVVHGDLVQPGEDVYDAVRAALDRLEGHVPGAPGNLYERVARQAECADGRSVRAWLYVAAEPLAGRLRASGTPVPGGDWTRSPR; translated from the coding sequence ATGACCACCGAGCCCGAGCGGCTGCCGTTCTTCGTCTACGGAACGCTGCGCCCCGGCCGGGCCAACTACGCCCGGTGCCTGCGCGGCCGGACGGTGTCCGAGGAATCCGCGCTGGTCAGAGGCGTGTCGCTGTACGAGGGGCCAGGGTATCCGTACGCCGTGACCGGCCCCGCCGAGGCCGTCGTGCACGGCGATCTCGTACAGCCGGGGGAGGACGTCTACGACGCCGTGCGCGCCGCCCTGGACCGGCTGGAGGGGCACGTCCCGGGCGCTCCCGGCAACCTTTACGAGCGGGTGGCGCGGCAGGCCGAGTGCGCGGACGGCCGGAGCGTGCGCGCGTGGCTGTACGTGGCGGCCGAGCCGCTGGCCGGCCGGCTGCGCGCGTCCGGCACACCGGTCCCGGGCGGCGACTGGACGAGGTCGCCCCGTTAA
- a CDS encoding adenosine deaminase: MPPSTPDPANPPSPSLPPFPKAELHLHIEGTLEPELAFALAERNGVTLPYATEDELRRAYSFSDLQSFLNLYYALMDVLRTEDDFADLTHAYLARARAQGVRHAEIFFDPQAHTSRGVPLGTVVEGLARALDTAEERYGITTRLIMCFLRDESAGSALATFQAARPYLDRITAVGLDSAEVGHPPSKFAEVYELARAAGLKCVAHAGEEGPPSYVWEALDVLGVDRVDHGVRCLEDPEVVARLVADQVPLTVCPLSNVRLRVIDELADHPLPAMLDAGLLVTVNSDDPAYFGGYADDNFTAVRDALDLDEETLRTLARNSFRASFLDEATREAYLKEVEAHGR; the protein is encoded by the coding sequence GTGCCCCCCTCCACCCCGGACCCGGCGAACCCCCCGTCCCCCTCGCTCCCCCCGTTCCCCAAGGCGGAGCTGCACCTCCACATCGAGGGCACCCTGGAACCCGAGCTGGCCTTCGCCCTCGCCGAGCGCAACGGCGTCACCCTCCCGTACGCCACCGAGGACGAGCTGCGCCGCGCGTACTCCTTCAGCGACCTCCAGTCGTTCCTGAACCTCTACTACGCGCTGATGGACGTGCTGCGCACCGAGGACGACTTCGCCGACCTCACCCACGCCTACCTGGCCCGCGCGCGGGCCCAGGGCGTCCGGCACGCGGAGATCTTCTTCGACCCGCAGGCGCACACCTCGCGCGGTGTGCCCCTCGGCACCGTCGTCGAGGGCCTGGCGCGGGCGCTGGACACCGCCGAGGAGCGCTACGGCATCACCACCCGCCTGATCATGTGCTTCCTGCGCGACGAGAGCGCCGGGTCCGCGCTCGCCACCTTCCAGGCGGCCCGCCCGTACCTGGACCGGATCACCGCCGTCGGCCTGGACTCGGCGGAGGTCGGGCACCCGCCGTCGAAGTTCGCGGAGGTCTATGAGCTGGCGCGGGCGGCCGGGCTCAAGTGCGTGGCGCACGCGGGCGAGGAGGGCCCGCCGTCGTACGTGTGGGAGGCGCTGGACGTGCTCGGCGTGGACCGCGTCGACCACGGCGTGCGCTGCCTGGAGGACCCGGAGGTGGTCGCCCGCCTGGTCGCCGACCAGGTGCCGCTGACCGTCTGCCCGCTGTCCAACGTCCGGCTGCGCGTGATCGACGAGCTGGCCGACCACCCGCTGCCCGCGATGCTCGACGCCGGTCTGCTGGTGACCGTCAACTCGGACGACCCCGCCTACTTCGGCGGCTACGCCGACGACAACTTCACCGCCGTACGCGACGCCCTGGACCTGGACGAGGAGACGCTGCGCACCCTCGCCCGCAACTCCTTCCGCGCGTCCTTCCTGGACGAGGCGACCCGCGAGGCCTACCTCAAGGAGGTCGAGGCGCACGGGCGGTGA
- a CDS encoding trypsin-like serine peptidase, producing the protein MRPSGGPESDGLATGKDRAAGDGRAAGDGRATDGGPGGEAADGPAGGPRHRRGHRYRRPVLAGAAAAGVAFALCFLMVPANGATAEGADGGWTSEAAARYWTAGRMASAVPSGPDGGKAAAAPTARSMTAAPGAAGSARHFEGVPSVGVLFSVDKDARAHHCTASVVRSPQRNLILTAGHCNPGARAAFVPQYRSGATEQPYGIWAIDRGFTHPDRTDTGPGSDLDFAFATVKPDGEGRALESVTGGNTLARTPGYTTDVTVIGYPTARNDPADQAIRCAVRTARLTGQRQLRMDCGGFYGGTSGSPWLRRFDERTKTGYVVGAIGGLNGGGPSGPDSHRTSYSPYFGAEVFRLYARAAAG; encoded by the coding sequence ATGCGGCCAAGCGGCGGCCCGGAGAGTGACGGCCTGGCGACGGGCAAGGACCGGGCGGCGGGCGACGGCCGGGCGGCGGGCGACGGCCGGGCGACGGACGGCGGACCGGGCGGCGAGGCGGCTGACGGGCCGGCCGGCGGCCCCCGGCACCGCCGTGGACACCGGTACAGACGGCCGGTCCTGGCCGGGGCGGCCGCGGCGGGAGTGGCGTTCGCGCTGTGCTTCCTCATGGTGCCCGCGAACGGCGCGACCGCCGAAGGCGCTGACGGCGGCTGGACGAGCGAGGCCGCGGCGCGCTACTGGACGGCCGGGCGGATGGCCTCGGCCGTCCCCTCGGGCCCGGACGGCGGCAAGGCCGCCGCCGCGCCCACCGCCCGGTCCATGACGGCCGCCCCGGGAGCCGCCGGTTCCGCGCGGCACTTCGAGGGCGTGCCCTCCGTCGGCGTGCTCTTCTCCGTAGACAAGGACGCGCGGGCGCACCACTGCACCGCCAGTGTCGTTCGCAGCCCGCAGCGCAACCTGATCCTCACGGCCGGGCACTGCAATCCGGGAGCGCGTGCGGCTTTTGTCCCGCAGTATCGTTCCGGCGCCACGGAGCAGCCGTACGGAATCTGGGCGATCGACCGCGGCTTCACCCACCCGGACCGCACCGACACCGGCCCGGGATCGGACCTCGACTTCGCGTTCGCGACGGTCAAGCCGGACGGTGAGGGCCGCGCCCTGGAGTCGGTCACCGGCGGCAACACCCTGGCCCGCACGCCCGGTTACACCACCGACGTCACCGTCATCGGCTACCCGACGGCCCGCAACGACCCCGCCGACCAGGCCATACGGTGCGCGGTGCGGACCGCCCGGCTCACCGGTCAGCGGCAACTGCGCATGGACTGCGGCGGGTTCTACGGCGGCACCTCGGGCAGCCCATGGCTGCGCCGCTTCGACGAGCGGACGAAGACGGGGTACGTGGTCGGCGCCATCGGCGGCCTGAACGGCGGCGGCCCCTCCGGCCCGGACAGCCACCGGACCTCCTACAGCCCGTACTTCGGCGCGGAGGTCTTCCGGCTGTACGCCCGCGCCGCAGCGGGCTGA